A stretch of DNA from Paenibacillus sp. FSL W8-0186:
ATCCCCAGCCGGCGGAATACAGCCAGATCGACCCCAAGCCCCAGCCCGGCCATGGCTACGGCAATCAGCAAATAAGCGGCTGCCACGATCAAACTGGCTGCATTACCGGGAATAACCCCCAGCGTATTCACTCCGCTCATGAGAAGAAATCCAAGGATAAACCAGGGAATTTGAATCTTCTGTCTGGTCTCCTCCGCCGCTGGCTGGGCATCACAGCTTGCCGATTGCCGGGCTTGCCGTTCCTTGCGGCGCATCCACATGCCCAGCCCAAGCGATACCGGCACAAGCATGGCTACCCGCGCCAGCTTAACGACAACAGCGATATCCTCGGCTTCTCTTCCTCCAGGCGCCGCTGCGGCGATGACATGAGCTATTTCGTGCAGCGTAGCTCCTGCGAATACCCCGTAGCCGTGAGCGGACAGACCCAACAGCGGATATAGAAGGCTGTAAATCAAAGTGAACAAGGTACCCAGAATAGCAACGACAGCCGCTCCGATCGCTGTCTCTTCGTCTTTGGCCTGTACCTGCGGTGCTATGGCGACGACCGCGGCAGCTCCGCATATCGCGGTTCCGCAGGCGGTCAGAAGCCCAAGCTTACCGGAAATCTTCATCCATTTCGCCAGGCTGGCCACAACGGCGATCGTAAATGCAATATGGAGCACCGCCATAACAAGCACCTTCGGACCTGCTTGAATAATACTTTGTAAGTTAAGCCTCATCCCGAGCATAATAATCCCGAGGCGAAGCAATTTTTTGCTGGAAAAGGAGACGCCGCCCGCAATCCGCTCGGGAACGCCGACGGCCGACCGCCAAACCAGTCCAAGCATAATAGCGATCACGAGATGTCCCATTACGCCTAGCAGCGGCAAGCTGGATAAATACTTCGCCGCCACAGCCAGCAGCACAGTTAATCCGATGCCCTGCACAAAACCGATGCCCTGTCTCCGTTTGAACGGTACAACCTTCGCCTGTGACTGTACAGTTTGTGCCATGAAAATCACTCCAAGACTCGTATTGTCGAACCAGCGCTGATTCATGTTTACTATAAATCCATGCACGCCGGATGTGAAATACGAATCTGCTATCTGAACCATAAGCAGGACTGATGATTCGGGACGATATCCTTATTCCGGGTTCAAAACGAAAGGATCATGGCACCGGATAGATTGAGACTCATCTCGAAGAAGGCTACAATGGGATTATCGAAAGGGGAAGTGAATATGATCGTCGACACCCTGCGTGTCTTTGTTACGGTTGCAGAACAACGTCATTTCTCAAAGGCCGCAGAACTTCTAAACATGTCCCAGCCTGGCGTTAGCCAGCATATTCGCAATATGGAGAACGAGCTCGGCACGAAACTGATGCTGCGCTCACCCAAACAGGTGAAATTGACAGAGGAAGGAACCATCCTATACCGGAAAGCCAAACAGATTTTAAGCCTGTACGAGGAAGCGAAGCAGCAAATCCATTTGCTGCATGAAGTGGTAACCGGCTCGATTCAAATCGGCGCCAGCTTTACGATCGGGGAATATATTCTGCCTCGGCTTCTCGCTAAATTTGCCGGACAGTATCCGGAGGTCGATCTTCAACTGACGATCGGCAATACGGAGGAAATCGTGGCGGGAATCCGCTCCAACGATCTCGATCTTGCGCTCGTAGAGGGCACTGTGGAAGAACATCCTGATTTGATCATCACTCCTTACATGCAGGATGAAATGATCGTTGTGGCGGCGAGGAATCACCCGTTAGCTGCGGCAGCGGCATTGGAGCCGGCTGACCTGGCCAATCAAAATTGGATCATCCGCGAAATCGGTTCGGGCACCCGCGCCTTTAGCGATCATTTCCTGCAGGCGAACGGATTGACCCCCAAGCGGTCCTATGTATTCAATAGCAGCCAGGGCGTGAAAGAGGCGGTTTCGGCAGGCCTGGGGATTGCCGTACTCTCGCGCCTGGCCGTCCGCAAGGAGCTGGGGAACGGGGAGCTCTGCGAGCTGGCAGTAAGCGGACCAGCCATGAAGCGGGAGCTGTCCGTCATTCGCAACAGACAAGGCTCCCTCACCTTGGCGGCCGAGATGTTCCAGCGGGAGGTACAGGAGCGGCAGCAGGCGGCGGAATGGACCTGTGATTTACCCGAACTGGCCGACCAACTCTAAGCTCAAGGCGTACGCCAGGTTGCCAGCGGGCGCAGGAAGCCGCCTTGAGGACTGGCCCCTACTCCGCTGTCCTGTTCCCCTCGTTCTCCACGTAATATTTGAGCATGGACAGCTTGTTGTCCCAAAATTGCTCAAAGTAATTCAACCAATACTGCAGCTCCTGCAGCGGCTCCGGGTCAAGACGGTACCTGGTCTCCCGGCCTACCTTCCGCTCCCGGACCAGCCCGGCTGAGGACAGGACATGCAGATGCTTGGATACGGCGGTACGGCTCATCGGAAAGTGTCCGCTGATCTCCTTAACGGGCATTTCCTGCCTGCTGAGCAAACTCAGCAATTGCCGGCGGGTCGGGTCGGCTATGGCCTGGAACACATCGTACTTCGGGGCTTCCGACATGCTCAGCCTTCCACGTAAGAGGCCAGCTTCTGCACCAATCCGCCCCAGCCTTGATCCATACGAGGACGCACAATGGAATGAGCCTCTCCGAACTCCGTAACCTGATCCGCGCTCCAGCCGCTGTGAATCAGCGTGAACTCCGTTTGCCCGCCTGCTTCTACCAGTTCAAAGGACAACGTCCAATCTTTCCCCCATGTAAAAGAAAGCCGATGCGGCGGCTGAATCTCCGTCACCTTGCAGGGCGAGTTGCCAAATGGCCCGGCATTCAGCACGAATTCGAACCCCTCCTTCGGTTCAAAATTGTTGGGCATAAACCAAGCAGCGATTCCCTCCGATGTGGCCACAGCCTCCCACACTTTGCCGATGGGTGCGTTCACTACAATCGTGCGCCGTATATCCGGAAGCGATCCGCCGTTTGTTTGTTGGTCTTTGTTCATATCCACACTGCTCCTTATCAATTGTTGATTTTATCTCTGCGCAGAATACGAAACCTTTTGGTTTCCAATCCAATGATATGACACCCAAAGGTTTCATGTCAAGCGCCAGATTTTACACCTTATCATGCCCGTCCCGCAAAAAGTCACCCCTTCTGTACTCTTGGTCATTCTCCGGTTCGAAGCCGAAAATAAAAGGCCGCACCTACTATGAAAGCAGATGCGGCACTCAGGCACATTACAGATATAAACAATTACTTCACCTTGATCTCCAGCAGCCTTGCCGTCTCCGGCTGCGGCAGAGCGACCTGGAGGACGCCTTCCGCTTCGTTCCACTGCCAGCTGCAATCAAATCCCTGCGGATAGGCGCAGCGAATATCAAGCGCTTTGCCCTGCAGCTGCGCCAGAGGCAAGCCAATTTGGGCAGACTCGCCGCGAACGCGCCAGACGGCCAGATAAACGCTGTCCTCATGGCGCATCCCCAGGCAGATCCACTCATCCTGCTGCTTCGGCAGCCCTAGCGGCCAGAAAGGCAGCGCCCGCGGGATATGATGGCGGATCGACTTATAGTAATCGAGCGCCTCTTTGACCAGCTCGCGGCGGCGCGGGCTTAGTTCGGCGAGATGTCCGCTTTGGTGTACCCGCAGCAGCAGGGCGTTCACCATATTGAACACGACTTCCTCATCATCGCCCTCGCGCAGCGGGTAAGACCAGATCGCCGATTGCTCCGGCGTAAGCGCCGAAGGCGACGCTGCCGCGATAGCCGCGTAATTTACGTAATTCTCCTGATCGCTCGTCGACTGGATACTGTGGCGGCTTAGCATGGCGTAATCCATCCGCATGCCGCCACTGGAGCAATTTTCGATGACCAGATCGGGATACCTTGCAAAGATCCGGTCCAGCCAGGCCAAATATGCCCGGTTGTGCTGAAGCAATCCGTCGCCATAGCTGTCGGCATCCTTCTCGGTGCCGATCCCCGCATTGATGTTATAGTCCATCTTGATATACCCTACGCCGTAATCCTCTACGAGCCGGCGGATCACTTCGTCCGCATGGGCGATGACCTCAGGATTCCGGTAATCCAGCTGGTAGCGGCTCCGATCCTTCACCCGCTTCCCATGACGCTGGAAGAACCAGCCGTCGTTCGTCTCCTTGAGCTTCGGACTGTTGATTCCCATAACTTCA
This window harbors:
- a CDS encoding SRPBCC domain-containing protein, with protein sequence MNKDQQTNGGSLPDIRRTIVVNAPIGKVWEAVATSEGIAAWFMPNNFEPKEGFEFVLNAGPFGNSPCKVTEIQPPHRLSFTWGKDWTLSFELVEAGGQTEFTLIHSGWSADQVTEFGEAHSIVRPRMDQGWGGLVQKLASYVEG
- a CDS encoding metalloregulator ArsR/SmtB family transcription factor, which codes for MSEAPKYDVFQAIADPTRRQLLSLLSRQEMPVKEISGHFPMSRTAVSKHLHVLSSAGLVRERKVGRETRYRLDPEPLQELQYWLNYFEQFWDNKLSMLKYYVENEGNRTAE
- a CDS encoding LysR family transcriptional regulator is translated as MAPDRLRLISKKATMGLSKGEVNMIVDTLRVFVTVAEQRHFSKAAELLNMSQPGVSQHIRNMENELGTKLMLRSPKQVKLTEEGTILYRKAKQILSLYEEAKQQIHLLHEVVTGSIQIGASFTIGEYILPRLLAKFAGQYPEVDLQLTIGNTEEIVAGIRSNDLDLALVEGTVEEHPDLIITPYMQDEMIVVAARNHPLAAAAALEPADLANQNWIIREIGSGTRAFSDHFLQANGLTPKRSYVFNSSQGVKEAVSAGLGIAVLSRLAVRKELGNGELCELAVSGPAMKRELSVIRNRQGSLTLAAEMFQREVQERQQAAEWTCDLPELADQL
- a CDS encoding YeiH family protein, with amino-acid sequence MAQTVQSQAKVVPFKRRQGIGFVQGIGLTVLLAVAAKYLSSLPLLGVMGHLVIAIMLGLVWRSAVGVPERIAGGVSFSSKKLLRLGIIMLGMRLNLQSIIQAGPKVLVMAVLHIAFTIAVVASLAKWMKISGKLGLLTACGTAICGAAAVVAIAPQVQAKDEETAIGAAVVAILGTLFTLIYSLLYPLLGLSAHGYGVFAGATLHEIAHVIAAAAPGGREAEDIAVVVKLARVAMLVPVSLGLGMWMRRKERQARQSASCDAQPAAEETRQKIQIPWFILGFLLMSGVNTLGVIPGNAASLIVAAAYLLIAVAMAGLGLGVDLAVFRRLGIKPFWAGLLGSVGLTVLGYGTLFLFGLN